One Roseburia rectibacter DNA window includes the following coding sequences:
- a CDS encoding Spo0E family sporulation regulatory protein-aspartic acid phosphatase, with product MNRIEEIQREIESVRSELNQSFLQNDEFEEYYRKSTELDKLIEEYLERKQQVQMS from the coding sequence ATGAACAGAATCGAAGAAATTCAAAGAGAAATTGAGTCTGTCAGATCAGAACTCAATCAATCATTTTTACAGAACGATGAATTCGAGGAATATTATCGAAAAAGTACGGAACTAGACAAGCTGATCGAAGAATACTTAGAGAGAAAACAGCAGGTACAGATGAGCTGA